In Phocoena sinus isolate mPhoSin1 chromosome X, mPhoSin1.pri, whole genome shotgun sequence, a genomic segment contains:
- the DYNLT3 gene encoding dynein light chain Tctex-type 3, translated as MEEYHRPCDEVGFNADEAHNIVKECIDGVLGGEDYNHNNINQWTASIVEQSLAHLVKLGKAYKYIVTCAVVQRSAYGFHTASSCFWDTTSDGTCTVRWENRTMNCIVNVFAIAIVL; from the exons ATGGAGGAGTACCATCGCCCCTGCGACGAG GTCGGCTTCAATGCTGATGAAGCCCACAATATCGTTAAAGAG TGTATAGATGGGGTCTTGGGAGGTGAAGATTATAATCATAACAACATCAACCAATGGACCGCAAGCATAGTGGAACAATCCTTAGCACATCTGGTTAAGTTGGGAAAAGCTTATAAGTATATTG TGACCTGTGCGGTGGTCCAGAGGAGTGCATATGGCTTTCACACAGCCAGCTCATGTTTTTGGGACACCACGTCTGATG GAACCTGTACTGTAAGATGGGAAAACCGAACCATGAACTGTATTGTCAATGTCTTTGCCATTGCTATTGTCCTGTAA